One region of Armigeres subalbatus isolate Guangzhou_Male chromosome 3, GZ_Asu_2, whole genome shotgun sequence genomic DNA includes:
- the LOC134223896 gene encoding angiopoietin-related protein 2-like, whose translation MRILYLVTITTWYGSWLSFSQLISRVPQYYQSCNEAPNVSAIYMIRPRNNSAPFQAYCEQEHFGGHWLQFQNRLDGSTNFNRSWNDYKFGFGSLQREFWLGLEKLHRISHEKPCELLVVMANYSEFPVWYHYTTFGVANETDKYALKLLGFMEGTAGESFYDYRKENFSTYDRVNDKSGRNCAAVMGSGYWHLDCGTGSRRNNLNGVYGARVLDNGAGMWWGGFGGPPNPLKWSKMFIKVRPVLKTRVSTKR comes from the exons ATGAGAATACTTTATCTAGTTACTATCACTACTTGGTACGGCTCTTGGCTTAGTTTTTCCCAACTGATCAGCCGTGTGCCACAGTACTACCAGTCTTGCAATGAGGCTCCTAACGTTTCGGCAATCTATATGATCAGACCTCGTAACAATTCAGCTCCCTTTCAAGCGTACTGTGAACAAGAACACTTCGGTGGTCATTGGCTACAATTTCAAAACCGTCTGGATGGCTCGACGAACTTTAACCGAAGTTGGAATGATTATAAGTTCGGTTTCGGAAGTTTACAGCGAGAATTTTGGTTAGGACTGGAAAAACTGCATCGG ATCTCTCATGAAAAGCCATGCGAGCTGTTAGTGGTGATGGCAAACTACAGCGAGTTTCCTGTTTGGTATCACTACACTACATTCGGGGTGGCCAATGAGACAGATAAGTATGCGCTCAAGTTATTAGGATTCATGGAAGGAACGGCAGGAGAATCCTTCTACGACTACCGGAAGGAAAACTTTAGTACCTACGACAGAGTGAACGACAAATCCGGCAGAAATTGTGCAGCCGTAATGGGGAGTGGATACTGGCATTTGGATTGTGGAACTGGAAGTAGACGGAACAATTTGAACGGCGTCTATGGAGCTCGAGTGCTGGATAACGGAGCCGGAATGTGGTGGGGAGGATTTGGCGGGCCTCCAAATCCATTGAAGTGGTCTAAGATGTTTATCAAAGTTAGACCAGTTCTAAAGACACGAGTTTCTACCAAAAGATGA
- the LOC134223897 gene encoding ficolin-3-like gives MEHLIRIELLCCVLLGVSIISAVRLTYRSCTEAPNQSGIYWISLTDNAVPFQVYCEQEKFAGHWLVLQSRNDGSTNFNRSWVEYKFGFGNLKNNFWLGLENMHKLTSSASYDLMVVMENYLDFMAFQKYENFAVKAESDDYSLSLSEVNTGTAGESLFIYNTERFSTFDRPNNKGAANCAAEMGGGFWHYDCRVVLSTRSNLNGLYDVDHIMKNGSGMWWGMFGGVGKPLKVTRMMIKLR, from the exons ATGGAGCATTTGATTAGAATAGAGCTTCTGTGCTGCGTTTTATTGGGAGTTTCGATAATTAG TGCCGTTCGCCTCACTTACAGGTCTTGCACGGAAGCCCCCAACCAATCCGGCATTTACTGGATTAGTCTTACAGACAATGCCGTCCCATTTCAGGTTTACTGCGAGCAGGAGAAGTTTGCTGGACATTGGTTAGTACTCCAGAGCCGTAATGATGGATCAACAAACTTCAACCGCAGTTGGGTCGAGTATAAATTCGGATTTGGAAatctgaaaaataatttttggttGGGTCTGGAGAACATGCATAAG TTAACTAGCTCAGCCAGTTATGATTTGATGGTGGTGATGGAGAATTATCTTGACTTCATGGCCTTTCAAAAGTATGAGAACTTCGCGGTGAAAGCCGAATCGGATGACTACAGCTTGAGCTTATCAGAGGTGAACACCGGAACGGCCGGTGAATCGTTGTTTATCTATAACACTGAAAGGTTCAGTACTTTCGACAGACCAAACAACAAGGGCGCTGCAAACTGCGCAGCGGAAATGGGAGGTGGTTTTTGGCACTACGATTGTCGAGTGGTGCTGAGCACCAG AAGTAATTTAAACGGATTATATGACGTGGATCATATCATGAAAAATGGAAGCGGTATGTGGTGGGGTATGTTTGGCGGCGTAGGGAAACCCCTCAAAGTGACAAGAATGATGATCAAACTACGTTGA